One window of Burkholderia cepacia GG4 genomic DNA carries:
- a CDS encoding porin codes for MKKRVAFAMTAVGLAAATAAHAQSSVTLYGIVDNAIAYQNNSSATGATTGGHSKVQMATGIWAGSRFGLKGSEDLGGGTKAIFQLEAGFNANNGTSQWTNGIFTRQAWVGMTNQTYGTLTAGRQYTAYYTLLSPYSPTTWLTGYYGAHPGDIDSLDTSYRANNSLVYMSPKFYGVTVGGSYSFGGVAGSTNRGSTWSAAIQYLNGPAGIAVGYQKVNNATLGGGVWGANSTVQNGLDASGNGAEPAVSSINNGYKFAQSQQRVAVTAGYQFTPAWDVSVSYSNVQYVPGTLSGFKNTAIFNTAGAVLHWKAAPQWDFAAGYSYTAATQSNGISSSAKYHQVTLSQYYSLSKRTGLYAVEAYQHASGNTLTPTGGIVAATTSTGDGVGAGSKQNQIAAGVGMIHRF; via the coding sequence ATGAAAAAGCGCGTCGCTTTCGCCATGACGGCAGTGGGTCTCGCAGCCGCTACCGCAGCCCACGCCCAGAGCAGCGTGACCCTGTACGGTATCGTCGATAACGCTATCGCCTACCAGAACAACTCGTCGGCAACCGGCGCGACCACGGGTGGTCACTCGAAGGTGCAGATGGCTACCGGCATTTGGGCAGGCAGCCGCTTCGGCCTGAAGGGCAGCGAAGACCTCGGCGGCGGCACGAAGGCGATCTTCCAGTTGGAAGCCGGCTTCAACGCGAACAACGGCACGTCGCAATGGACGAACGGCATCTTCACGCGTCAGGCATGGGTCGGTATGACCAACCAGACGTACGGTACGCTGACGGCCGGCCGCCAGTACACCGCGTACTACACGCTGCTGTCGCCGTACAGCCCGACGACCTGGCTGACCGGTTACTACGGCGCGCACCCGGGTGATATCGACTCGCTGGATACCAGCTACCGCGCGAACAACTCGCTCGTCTACATGTCGCCGAAGTTCTACGGCGTCACGGTCGGCGGTTCGTACTCGTTCGGCGGTGTCGCAGGCAGCACGAACCGCGGCTCGACGTGGAGCGCGGCGATCCAGTACCTGAACGGCCCGGCAGGCATCGCGGTCGGCTACCAGAAGGTCAACAACGCGACGCTCGGCGGCGGTGTCTGGGGCGCGAACTCGACGGTCCAGAACGGCCTCGACGCCAGCGGCAACGGTGCGGAACCGGCCGTGTCGTCGATCAACAACGGCTACAAGTTCGCACAATCGCAGCAGCGCGTGGCTGTGACGGCTGGCTATCAATTCACGCCGGCATGGGATGTGTCGGTGTCGTACTCGAACGTCCAGTACGTCCCGGGCACGCTGTCGGGCTTCAAGAACACGGCAATCTTCAACACGGCAGGCGCCGTGCTGCACTGGAAGGCAGCGCCGCAGTGGGACTTCGCAGCAGGCTACTCGTACACGGCGGCAACGCAGTCGAACGGCATCTCCAGCTCGGCCAAGTACCACCAGGTCACGCTGTCGCAGTACTACAGCCTGTCGAAGCGCACGGGCCTGTACGCAGTTGAGGCTTACCAGCACGCGAGCGGCAACACGCTGACCCCGACGGGTGGCATCGTCGCAGCGACGACGTCGACCGGCGACGGCGTGGGCGCAGGTTCGAAGCAGAACCAGATCGCTGCCGGCGTCGGCATGATCCACCGCTTCTGA
- a CDS encoding phytoene/squalene synthase family protein — MTAHTDSAYLLGDLLKNVSRSFYLTLRVLPDGMRDPVGLAYLLARAADTIADTALVAPDRRAALLTDLRDEVERLGDGAALSRSLEDVTRMQTDSHEHVLLGSMQPMLALLRAQPDADRASIRKVVATLTSGMEFDLRTFPDEQSGQVASLPNRDMLDRYTYLVAGCVGEFWTDMTGAHTKAARGWDLPDMREKGIRFGKALQMTNILRDCAKDLRIGRCYLPDDVLAAHRVGVADLMSPDASARARGVLFDLLRVALDQYRDACRYTLAIPRRFVRLRLACLWPIMIGLETLELLAGHDAWLDPARPAKVPRKRIYRIMASSLALVGSNAAIRARMNALVDAVNARIAQPASR, encoded by the coding sequence ATGACTGCTCATACCGATTCCGCCTACCTGCTCGGCGACCTGCTGAAGAACGTTTCCCGCTCCTTCTACCTGACGCTGCGCGTGCTGCCCGACGGCATGCGCGATCCGGTCGGCCTGGCCTACCTGCTCGCGCGCGCGGCCGATACGATCGCCGACACGGCGCTGGTCGCGCCCGATCGCCGCGCGGCGCTGTTGACCGACTTGCGCGACGAGGTCGAGCGGCTCGGCGACGGCGCGGCGCTGTCGCGCTCGCTCGAGGACGTGACGCGGATGCAGACGGATTCGCACGAGCACGTGCTGCTCGGCTCGATGCAGCCGATGCTCGCGCTGCTGCGCGCGCAGCCGGACGCGGACCGCGCATCGATCCGCAAGGTCGTCGCGACGCTGACGTCGGGGATGGAATTCGATTTGCGCACGTTTCCCGACGAACAGTCGGGGCAGGTCGCGTCGCTGCCGAACCGGGACATGCTCGATCGCTACACGTATCTGGTCGCCGGCTGTGTCGGCGAATTCTGGACCGACATGACCGGCGCGCACACGAAGGCCGCGCGCGGCTGGGACTTGCCGGACATGCGCGAGAAGGGCATCCGCTTCGGCAAGGCGCTGCAGATGACCAACATCCTGCGCGACTGTGCGAAGGACCTGCGGATCGGCCGCTGCTACTTGCCGGACGACGTGCTGGCCGCGCACCGCGTCGGTGTCGCCGACCTGATGTCGCCCGATGCGTCGGCGCGTGCGCGCGGCGTGCTGTTCGACCTGCTGCGCGTGGCGCTCGATCAATATCGCGATGCGTGCCGATACACGCTGGCGATTCCGCGCCGCTTCGTGCGGCTGCGGCTCGCGTGCCTGTGGCCGATCATGATCGGCCTCGAAACGCTGGAACTGCTGGCCGGCCACGACGCCTGGCTCGATCCGGCCCGGCCGGCGAAGGTGCCGCGCAAGCGAATCTACCGGATCATGGCGTCGTCGCTCGCGCTCGTCGGTTCGAACGCGGCGATCCGTGCGCGGATGAACGCGCTCGTCGATGCGGTGAACGCGCGGATCGCGCAGCCTGCATCTCGTTGA
- a CDS encoding efflux transporter outer membrane subunit, whose amino-acid sequence MKPALCRTSRTSRAARASALAAAALLAGCAVGPDFRTPDAPATQHYTRDEAPATTVAAGRPAGDAQTFATAAHTLQRWWTQFGSEPLDRLVDTAWRNSPTLAEARARLDEARQNHAAEAGATMLPRVDANLSATREKVDIATFGLPANLPKPGPFTLYDASVNVSYALDVFGGNRRALEALRAQVDYQAYTLDAARLTLAGNVVATAILRASLAQQVALTQQLVDAQAQQLRIVEARFAAGGVSRADVHAQRTLLAQTQASLPPLAARFAQAGHRLAILLGAPPSDAVLPDLTLDALALPRTVPVALPSTLARERPDIRAAEAVLHQASANVGVATANLYPRFSISAGIGSERTRIADIVSGLNVWNVGLGLTQPLFHGGELRAKKRAAEAAYDAAFASYRETVLLALQQVADAMRAVEHDATALEARDTAAREAAAADAIAGDRYAAGGISTFALLDAQRQALQTALDRARAQADRLADTAALFQALAGTWSDDSPR is encoded by the coding sequence ATGAAACCGGCCCTGTGTCGCACCTCCCGCACCTCCCGCGCTGCCCGCGCCAGCGCGCTGGCCGCCGCTGCGCTCCTCGCCGGATGCGCGGTCGGGCCGGACTTCCGCACGCCGGACGCGCCGGCCACGCAGCACTACACGCGCGATGAGGCACCCGCGACGACGGTGGCCGCCGGCCGCCCGGCCGGCGACGCGCAGACCTTCGCAACGGCCGCGCACACGCTGCAACGCTGGTGGACGCAGTTCGGCTCCGAACCGCTGGACCGGCTGGTCGACACCGCATGGCGCAACAGCCCGACGCTCGCCGAGGCCCGCGCGCGGCTCGACGAAGCGCGACAGAACCATGCGGCCGAAGCCGGCGCGACGATGCTGCCGCGTGTCGACGCGAACCTGTCCGCCACCCGCGAGAAGGTCGACATCGCCACGTTCGGGCTGCCCGCCAACCTGCCGAAGCCCGGGCCGTTCACGCTGTATGACGCGTCGGTGAACGTGTCGTACGCGCTCGACGTGTTCGGCGGCAACCGGCGCGCGCTCGAGGCGCTGCGCGCCCAGGTCGACTATCAGGCATACACGCTCGACGCCGCGCGCCTGACGCTCGCCGGCAACGTCGTCGCGACCGCGATCCTGCGCGCGTCGCTCGCGCAGCAGGTCGCGCTCACGCAGCAGCTCGTCGACGCGCAGGCGCAGCAGTTGCGCATCGTCGAAGCGCGTTTCGCGGCGGGTGGCGTATCGCGGGCCGACGTGCATGCGCAGCGCACGCTGCTCGCGCAGACGCAGGCGTCGCTGCCGCCGCTCGCAGCTCGCTTCGCGCAGGCCGGCCATCGGCTCGCGATCCTGCTGGGCGCGCCGCCGTCCGACGCCGTGCTGCCCGACCTCACGCTCGACGCGCTCGCGCTGCCGCGCACGGTGCCGGTCGCGCTGCCGTCCACGCTCGCACGCGAACGCCCCGATATCCGCGCGGCAGAGGCCGTGCTGCACCAGGCGAGCGCGAACGTCGGCGTGGCGACCGCGAACCTGTATCCGCGTTTTTCGATTTCGGCGGGGATCGGTTCGGAACGCACGCGCATCGCGGATATCGTGAGCGGGCTGAATGTGTGGAACGTGGGCCTCGGCCTGACGCAGCCGCTCTTTCATGGCGGCGAGCTGCGCGCGAAGAAACGCGCGGCCGAAGCTGCGTACGACGCCGCGTTCGCAAGCTATCGGGAAACCGTGCTGCTGGCGCTTCAGCAGGTCGCCGACGCGATGCGCGCGGTCGAACACGATGCGACGGCGCTGGAGGCGCGAGACACGGCCGCACGGGAAGCGGCCGCAGCCGACGCGATTGCCGGCGATCGTTACGCGGCAGGCGGAATCAGCACGTTCGCGCTGCTCGACGCGCAGCGGCAAGCACTGCAGACCGCGCTCGACCGCGCGCGCGCGCAGGCCGACCGGCTTGCCGATACGGCAGCGCTGTTCCAGGCGCTGGCGGGGACCTGGTCGGACGATTCGCCCCGGTGA